The Lysinibacillus pakistanensis genome includes a window with the following:
- a CDS encoding MgtC/SapB family protein: METLLGNMITYEVGIKLVIAATLSLVIGIERELKKKPVGLKTSLVIATFSCLLTIISIETAYSTPPRSDINITMDPLRLAAQVVSGIGFLGAGVILRRGNDSISGLTTAAMIWGAAGIGIAVGAGFYMDATLAVIIIVFGIEVLSPFLMKIGPKRIRMREVSLKVQIYNDEKTEAFLQFLKENNIIIENIRIKDVPNNDDVLHELDLRLSLIVSDNLLSFYRSLRALSYIEKIEMEILN, from the coding sequence ATGGAAACATTATTAGGAAATATGATTACATATGAAGTTGGCATAAAATTAGTGATTGCAGCCACATTAAGTTTAGTAATCGGTATTGAAAGGGAATTAAAAAAGAAACCAGTAGGATTAAAAACAAGCTTAGTCATTGCAACATTTAGCTGTCTATTAACCATAATTTCAATTGAAACCGCGTACTCCACGCCACCAAGGTCAGACATTAATATCACAATGGACCCTCTTCGCTTGGCAGCTCAGGTAGTCAGTGGCATTGGATTTCTTGGAGCAGGTGTAATTTTAAGACGTGGAAACGATAGTATCTCAGGTCTAACAACTGCTGCAATGATTTGGGGAGCTGCTGGAATCGGTATTGCCGTTGGTGCGGGATTCTATATGGATGCAACATTAGCTGTTATTATTATTGTTTTTGGAATTGAGGTTTTATCGCCTTTCCTAATGAAAATAGGACCAAAACGAATTCGTATGCGAGAAGTATCATTGAAGGTGCAGATTTACAATGATGAGAAAACGGAAGCCTTTTTACAATTTCTAAAAGAAAACAATATTATTATCGAGAACATCCGCATTAAAGATGTTCCAAATAATGATGATGTTTTACACGAATTAGATTTACGTCTATCATTAATCGTTTCTGATAACCTACTGTCATTTTACCGTTCATTGCGTGCCTTATCTTATATAGAAAAAATCGAAATGGAAATTTTAAACTAG